A region from the Ctenopharyngodon idella isolate HZGC_01 chromosome 13, HZGC01, whole genome shotgun sequence genome encodes:
- the LOC127525128 gene encoding kynurenine 3-monooxygenase, giving the protein METVSSHTHESSSSKRKVIAVVGGGLVGSLNACFLAKRGFDVEVFESREDIRQAKVVRGRSINLALSHRGRQALKHVGMEDKIVSKGIPMHARMIHNMSGKRSPIPYGKKGQYILSVDRANLNKELLTAADAYPNTTLNFNHKLHDWSPKTGTMTFIGPDGQRKEMQADLIVGCDGAFSAVRKQLLRQSRFNYSQTYIPHGYMELTMPPKDGDFAMEPNYLHIWPRNTFMMIALPNLDRTFTCTLFMPFEDFEKIRSGDEVIRFFQKYFPDSIPLIGVEALKQDFFRLPAQAMVSVKCSPYHLFDKCVLMGDAAHAVVPFYGQGMNAGFEDCLVIDEIMDQLNENIAAVLEEYSRVRVPDDHAIADLAMYNYVEMRAHVNSRYFLFRKYLDNILHFIMPKTVIPLYTMVTFTRTRYHEAVNRWHWQDKVITQGLWLCGVVSAAGGTYVLVRNSHKLPSISVEHLWTRILALKRF; this is encoded by the exons ATGGAGACTGtttcctcacacacacatgaatcCAGCAGCAGTAAGAGGAAAGTGATCGCGGTAGTGGGAGGCGGTTTG GTTGGATCTTTGAACGCCTGCTTCCTTGCCAAAAGAGGATTTGACGTCGAAGTATTTGAATCTCGGGAAG ATATTCGGCAGGCAAAAGTCGTGAGGGGTCGAAGCATCAACTTGGCCCTGTCCCATAGGGGGCGCCAGGCCTTGAAACACGTGGGAATGGAGGATAAG ATAGTCTCTAAAGGCATTCCAATGCATGCCCGTATGATCCATAATATGAGTGGAAAACGTTCTCCCATACCCTACGGCAAGAAGGGACAG TACATCCTCTCAGTGGACAGAGCCAACCTCAACAAGGAGCTGCTAACAG CGGCAGACGCATATCCAAACACTACACTGAACTTTAATCACAAGCTGCACGACTGGAGTCCAAAAACAGGAACAATGACCTTTATTGG ACCTGATGGCCAAAGAAAGGAGATGCAGGCTGATCTGATCGTAGGCTGTGATGGAGCTTTCTCTGCCGTCAGGAAGCAGTTACTACGGCAAAGTCGTTTCAATTACAGCCAGACATACATTCCCCACGGGTACATGGAGCTCACCATGCCTCCTAAAGATGGAGAT TTTGCGATGGAGCCCAATTATTTGCACATTTGGCCCAGGAACACTTTCATGATGATTGCCCTGCCTAACTTG gacAGGACATTCACATGCACCCTCTTCATGCCCTTTGAAGATTTCGAGAAGATCCGCAGCGGTGACGAGGTCATTCGTTTCTTCCAGAAATACTTCCCTGACTCTATACCTCTAATAGGAGT TGAGGCTCTCAAACAGGATTTCTTCCGGCTGCCTGCTCAGGCCATGGTCTCGGTGAAGTGCTCCCCGTATCATCTGTTTGATAAGTGTGTTCTCATGGGAGATGCGGCCCACGCTGTGGTTCCTTTCTATGGTCAAGGCATGAATGCG GGCTTTGAGGATTGCTTAGTTATCGACGAGATTATGGACCAGTTGAATGAAAACATTG CTGCTGTGCTTGAAGAATACAGCAGAGTCCGAGTACCTGACGATCACGCCATAGCTGACCTGGCCATGTACAACTATGTAGAG ATGAGGGCGCATGTCAATTCCAGATATTTCCTGTTCCGAAAATACCTGGACAATATCCTTCACTTCATCATGCCAAAAACAGTCATCCCCCTTTACACAATG GTCACGTTCACCAGAACACGGTACCATGAAGCGGTGAATCGCTGGCATTGGCAAGATAAg GTGATCACTCAAGGTCTGTGGCTGTGTGGTGTTGTGTCCGCAGCAGGAGGGACGTATGTCTTGGTCAGAAACTCTCACAAACTCCCTAGCATCTCTGTAGAGCATCTGTGGACCCGCATACTCGCTTTAAAACGCTTCTAA